One Pongo pygmaeus mitochondrion, complete genome DNA window includes the following coding sequences:
- the ND6 gene encoding NADH dehydrogenase subunit 6, translating into MTYALFLLSVILVMGFVGFSSKPSPIYGGLVLIISGAVGCAVILNCGGGYMGLVVFLVYLGGMMVVFGYTTAMAIEEYPEAWGSGAEVLVSVLVGLVMEVGLVLWVKECDGVVVAVNFNSVGSWMIYEGEGSGLIREDPIGAGALYDYGRWLVVVTGWTLFVGVYVVIEIARGN; encoded by the coding sequence ATGACATATGCTTTGTTTCTGTTGAGTGTGATTTTAGTGATGGGGTTTGTGGGGTTTTCTTCTAAGCCCTCCCCTATTTATGGGGGTTTAGTGTTGATTATTAGTGGTGCGGTTGGGTGTGCAGTTATTTTAAATTGTGGGGGAGGTTATATGGGTCTGGTGGTTTTTTTAGTTTATTTAGGGGGTATGATGGTTGTTTTTGGGTATACTACGGCAATGGCTATTGAGGAGTATCCTGAGGCGTGAGGGTCGGGGGCTGAGGTGTTGGTGAGTGTTCTGGTGGGGTTAGTGATGGAAGTGGGGTTGGTGTTGTGGGTGAAGGAGTGTGATGGGGTAGTAGTGGCGGTGAATTTTAATAGCGTAGGGAGCTGGATAATTTATGAGGGGGAAGGGTCAGGGTTGATTCGGGAAGATCCTATTGGTGCGGGGGCTTTATATGACTATGGGCGTTGGTTGGTGGTGGTTACTGGTTGAACATTATTTGTTGGTGTTTATGTTGTAATTGAGATTGCTCGGGGTAATAGG
- the CYTB gene encoding cytochrome b (TAA stop codon is completed by the addition of 3' A residues to the mRNA), with amino-acid sequence MTPMRKTNPLMKLINHSLIDLPTPSNISAWWNFGSLLGACLIIQTITGLFLAMHYSPDATTAFSSIAHITRDVNYGWMIRHLHANGASMLFICLFLHIGRGLYYGSFTHLETWNIGIILLFMTMMTAFMGYVLPWGQMSFWGATVITNLLSAVPYIGTDLVQWVWGGYSVNSPTLTRFFTLHFMLPFIITALTTLHLLFLHETGSNNPLGIPSHSDKITFHPYYTIKDILGLLLFLLALMTLTLLSPDLLSDPDNYTLANPLSTPPHIKPEWYFLFAYAILRSVPNKLGGVMALMLSILILTTIPALHTSKQQSMTFRPLSQFLYWLLITDLLVLTWIGGQPVSYPFITIGQVASVLYFTTILLLMPTSSLIENYMLKWT; translated from the coding sequence ATGACCCCAATACGCAAAACCAACCCACTAATAAAATTAATTAACCACTCACTCATCGACCTCCCCACCCCATCAAACATCTCTGCATGATGGAACTTCGGCTCACTTCTAGGCGCCTGCTTAATCATCCAAACCATCACTGGACTATTCCTAGCCATACATTACTCACCAGACGCCACTACCGCCTTTTCATCAATCGCCCATATTACTCGAGATGTAAACTACGGCTGAATAATCCGCCACCTTCACGCTAACGGCGCCTCAATGCTCTTTATCTGCCTCTTCCTACACATTGGCCGAGGCTTATACTATGGCTCATTCACCCACTTAGAAACCTGAAACATTGGTATTATCCTACTGTTTATAACCATAATAACAGCCTTCATAGGCTACGTCCTCCCATGAGGCCAAATATCCTTCTGAGGAGCCACAGTAATTACAAACCTATTATCCGCCGTCCCATACATTGGAACAGACCTAGTCCAATGGGTCTGAGGGGGCTACTCAGTAAATAGCCCCACTCTAACACGATTCTTTACCCTTCACTTCATACTACCTTTCATCATTACAGCTCTAACAACCCTTCACCTCCTATTCCTTCACGAAACAGGATCAAATAACCCCCTGGGAATCCCCTCCCACTCCGATAAAATCACTTTCCACCCCTACTATACAATTAAAGACATCCTAGGCCTACTCCTTTTTCTCCTCGCCCTAATAACATTAACACTACTCTCACCAGACCTCCTAAGCGACCCAGACAACTACACCTTAGCTAACCCCCTAAGCACCCCACCCCACATTAAGCCCGAATGATACTTCCTATTCGCCTACGCAATCCTACGATCCGTCCCCAACAAACTAGGAGGTGTAATAGCCCTCATGCTATCTATCCTAATCCTAACAACAATCCCCGCTCTCCACACATCCAAGCAACAGAGCATAACATTCCGCCCATTAAGCCAATTCCTATACTGACTCTTAATCACCGACCTCCTAGTTCTCACCTGAATTGGAGGACAACCAGTAAGCTACCCCTTTATTACTATTGGCCAAGTAGCATCCGTACTATACTTTACCACTATCCTA